The proteins below come from a single Rhodococcus sp. WMMA185 genomic window:
- a CDS encoding ABC transporter ATP-binding protein encodes MIFPRRGNASFPWRGNASREPTRTVSTSGALTLSNVTYRFGDFTAVKNLSLEIEAGECFGLLGPNGAGKTTTIRLLATLLPLQDGDVSIFGYDVRTQSMAVRRLLGYVPQQLSIEGALTARENVSWFARLYDVPRSERRSRVNEVLEMVDLGDVADRLAASFSGGMIRRLELAQALVNRPSLLVLDEPTVGLDPVARDSVWARVTEMQKQYGMTVLLTTHYMEEAEALCDRVGLMHRGELRALGSPAGLVAEQGPDATLEDVFRHFTGDSLIESERGGLRSVRSSRNVAHRLG; translated from the coding sequence ATGATATTTCCCCGGCGTGGGAACGCCTCATTTCCCTGGCGTGGCAACGCCTCCCGTGAGCCCACGCGCACGGTTTCGACGAGCGGTGCGCTGACACTGTCGAACGTGACCTACCGCTTCGGCGACTTCACGGCGGTGAAGAATCTGAGCCTCGAGATAGAAGCGGGGGAGTGCTTCGGGCTCCTCGGTCCCAACGGGGCGGGAAAGACGACGACAATCAGGCTGCTGGCTACTCTGCTTCCGTTGCAGGACGGGGACGTGAGCATCTTCGGGTACGACGTGCGCACGCAGTCCATGGCGGTGCGCCGGCTACTCGGGTATGTGCCGCAACAGTTGTCGATCGAAGGAGCCCTGACCGCCCGCGAGAATGTCTCCTGGTTCGCGCGCCTGTACGACGTACCTCGATCCGAGCGGCGAAGCCGGGTGAACGAGGTGCTGGAGATGGTGGACCTTGGCGACGTCGCCGACCGACTTGCGGCCAGCTTTTCGGGTGGGATGATCCGGCGTCTGGAACTCGCGCAGGCGTTGGTCAACCGGCCGTCATTGCTGGTTCTCGATGAACCGACGGTCGGGCTCGACCCGGTAGCGCGGGACTCGGTGTGGGCCCGGGTCACCGAGATGCAAAAGCAGTACGGAATGACGGTGCTGCTCACTACTCACTACATGGAAGAAGCCGAGGCGCTGTGTGATCGGGTTGGGCTGATGCATCGGGGCGAGTTGCGGGCCCTGGGTTCGCCGGCCGGACTCGTGGCCGAGCAAGGGCCGGATGCGACGCTCGAGGACGTCTTCCGTCACTTCACCGGTGACAGCCTCATCGAATCAGAGAGGGGAGGGTTGCGCAGTGTCCGTAGCTCCCGCAACGTCGCGCACCGTCTGGGTTGA
- a CDS encoding MarR family transcriptional regulator codes for MAQNEAVDHSAMPPAEQLFNAIGLLRRHTRRRVGRPWPETPLTGSQTELVRLLRRHPGTSVAEAASALGLAANTVSTLVRQLIEAGLVEREPDANDRRVARLALTTSARSQVEHWRDRRNVEVEAAFASLSPQDRAAIESAVPAITRLARALHPERHDAAQPLP; via the coding sequence ATGGCACAGAATGAGGCTGTCGACCACTCGGCGATGCCGCCGGCAGAGCAACTGTTCAACGCAATCGGGTTACTCCGTCGGCACACCCGGCGAAGGGTGGGACGACCATGGCCGGAAACTCCGTTGACCGGTTCTCAAACAGAGTTGGTGCGGTTGCTGCGCAGGCACCCCGGAACTTCGGTCGCCGAGGCGGCGTCGGCTCTAGGCCTCGCGGCGAACACCGTTTCGACGCTGGTGCGCCAGCTCATCGAAGCCGGGTTGGTCGAACGAGAGCCGGACGCCAATGACCGTCGCGTCGCGAGACTGGCGCTGACCACTTCTGCGCGCTCGCAGGTCGAGCACTGGCGCGACCGGCGCAATGTTGAGGTCGAAGCGGCTTTCGCAAGTTTGAGTCCGCAGGACCGGGCCGCTATCGAATCCGCCGTTCCCGCGATCACCCGTCTCGCCCGCGCACTTCACCCCGAGCGGCACGACGCCGCGCAACCACTGCCATAG
- a CDS encoding NRDE family protein — protein sequence MCLVLFAWHTRPDLPLVIAANRDEFYARPAEPLQRWDEGFVAGRDLLAGGTWMGVTDDLRFAAVTNVRNGVPTAGARSRGTLPVEYLRAPTSPADYAARVTAVGSEYGSFNLLVGDPDELWWTTNRPNGHRQRVEPGIHGLSNAQLDTPWPKVTGGTRAFATALAADDGSADPDLEAYFDVLTDADPAPWDDLPDTGVGPELELALSSRFIRYEGYGTRACTLLRVRPDGTYDITERRFDENGMTGETRLPFE from the coding sequence ATGTGCCTGGTTCTATTCGCCTGGCATACCCGGCCCGATCTGCCCCTGGTGATCGCAGCAAACCGTGACGAGTTCTATGCACGGCCTGCCGAGCCGCTCCAGCGCTGGGACGAAGGCTTCGTCGCCGGACGCGATCTCCTCGCCGGGGGAACCTGGATGGGCGTCACGGACGACCTCCGATTCGCGGCCGTCACCAACGTTCGCAACGGCGTGCCCACCGCTGGAGCCCGGTCCCGCGGCACACTGCCCGTGGAGTATCTCCGCGCCCCGACATCGCCGGCCGACTATGCCGCTCGGGTGACTGCGGTCGGATCCGAATACGGCAGCTTCAACCTTCTCGTCGGCGACCCCGACGAACTGTGGTGGACCACCAATCGGCCGAACGGTCACCGGCAGCGCGTCGAACCCGGAATCCACGGATTGTCCAATGCCCAACTCGACACCCCGTGGCCGAAGGTGACCGGTGGTACTCGTGCGTTCGCCACGGCACTCGCCGCCGACGACGGTAGCGCCGACCCCGACCTCGAGGCGTACTTCGACGTGCTCACCGATGCCGATCCTGCGCCGTGGGACGACCTACCCGACACAGGTGTCGGCCCGGAACTCGAACTCGCACTATCGTCCCGGTTCATCCGCTACGAGGGCTACGGGACACGCGCCTGCACGCTGTTGCGGGTCCGGCCGGACGGCACGTACGACATCACCGAGCGCCGCTTCGACGAGAACGGCATGACCGGCGAGACCCGACTCCCGTTCGAGTAG
- a CDS encoding HIT family protein yields the protein MSHCVFCAIIAGRAESSVVYQDEQVMAFMDIRPWTPGHLLVIPRRHASGLADLDPADGAAVFSAGQRIATTLRSGSMRAEGVNLFLADGVAAGQEVFHVHLHVVPRATGDGFGLRGAPSSPSRIALDQTAGVIRSSLT from the coding sequence ATGAGCCATTGCGTGTTCTGTGCCATCATCGCGGGCCGGGCCGAGTCGAGCGTCGTGTACCAGGACGAGCAGGTGATGGCGTTCATGGATATCCGGCCGTGGACGCCCGGGCATTTGCTGGTCATCCCGAGGCGGCATGCGAGTGGGCTCGCCGATCTCGATCCCGCCGACGGTGCGGCGGTGTTCTCTGCGGGTCAGCGGATCGCGACAACGTTGAGGAGCGGGTCGATGCGGGCCGAGGGAGTCAATCTCTTCCTCGCCGACGGAGTTGCCGCCGGCCAGGAGGTGTTTCACGTCCATCTTCACGTCGTACCTCGTGCGACCGGCGACGGATTCGGGCTACGCGGAGCGCCGAGTTCGCCGAGTCGCATTGCACTCGATCAGACGGCGGGAGTGATCCGTTCGTCCCTCACATGA
- a CDS encoding dienelactone hydrolase family protein — METQMVAVGDLAAHLAQPEGGSDSVMLLLPMITGIDAQVRTFAADVAAAGITALVWDPWHGPSFDDTPQERLFELMGQLDDETCLSEMGALLDYARTDLGARRVGVIGWCLGGRFALLLGARDAGLANVVAYHPSIWDSATNHTLDSVALAATIAAPAMVLHAGADNILTTETFEALQAALQSRESGATILHAYPGAEHGFSAPNRRDNAVNKAAWELSWPQVLAFAKATLG; from the coding sequence ATCGAGACCCAAATGGTCGCGGTCGGTGACCTTGCCGCGCACCTGGCGCAGCCGGAGGGTGGCAGCGACAGCGTCATGCTACTGCTGCCGATGATCACCGGGATCGACGCACAGGTGCGCACTTTCGCCGCAGACGTTGCGGCAGCAGGGATTACCGCCCTGGTGTGGGATCCGTGGCATGGACCGAGCTTCGACGACACCCCGCAGGAGCGACTCTTCGAGCTCATGGGACAGCTCGACGACGAAACGTGTCTGTCCGAGATGGGTGCGTTGCTCGACTATGCGCGTACCGACCTCGGTGCCCGTCGGGTAGGCGTGATCGGCTGGTGCCTGGGTGGCCGGTTCGCGCTGCTGCTCGGTGCACGTGACGCCGGGCTGGCGAATGTCGTTGCCTACCACCCGTCGATCTGGGACTCGGCTACGAATCACACGCTCGATTCCGTCGCCCTCGCTGCGACGATTGCGGCACCGGCCATGGTGCTGCACGCCGGTGCGGACAACATCCTGACGACCGAAACGTTCGAAGCGTTGCAGGCGGCGCTGCAGTCGCGCGAGAGCGGGGCGACAATCCTGCATGCGTATCCCGGCGCCGAGCACGGGTTCAGCGCCCCCAACCGGCGCGACAACGCGGTGAACAAGGCGGCCTGGGAATTGTCCTGGCCGCAGGTGCTGGCCTTCGCGAAGGCGACTCTGGGCTGA
- the purB gene encoding adenylosuccinate lyase: MSRIPNVLANRYASPELTSLWSPEHKIVLERQLWLAVLRAQAELGIDVPAQALADYERVLETVDLESIAARERVTRHDVKARIEEFNALAGHEHVHKGMTSRDLTENVEQLQVLRSLEHVYDHGVAVAARLGERAAEYTGIVMAGRSHNVAAQATTLGKRFASAADELLVALTRLRELIDRYPLRGIKGPMGTAQDMLDLLGGDAAKLEQLEAKVAEHLGFAHVFTSVGQVYPRSLDHDVLSALVQVGAAPSSLAHTIRLMAGHELVTEGFQPGQVGSSAMPHKMNTRSCERVNGLQVVLRGYASMAAELAGAQWNEGDVFCSVVRRVALPDAFFAIDGQMETFLTVLAEFGAYPAVIENELARYLPFLATTKVLMAAVRAGVGRETAHEVIKEHAVAVALGMREEGREPDLLDRLAADERLGLDRAALDEALADKSAFVGAAGAQVDSVVAEVRKLVDANPDAARYVPGAIL, from the coding sequence GTGAGCCGCATCCCGAATGTTCTTGCCAATCGCTATGCCAGTCCGGAACTCACCTCGTTGTGGTCTCCCGAGCACAAGATCGTCCTCGAACGTCAGTTGTGGCTTGCCGTGCTGCGTGCCCAGGCCGAACTCGGGATCGATGTGCCTGCCCAGGCGCTCGCCGACTATGAGCGGGTGCTCGAGACGGTGGACCTCGAATCCATCGCCGCCCGTGAGCGCGTCACGCGCCATGACGTGAAGGCGCGCATCGAGGAATTCAACGCGCTCGCCGGACACGAGCACGTCCACAAGGGCATGACCAGCCGCGACCTCACCGAGAACGTCGAGCAGCTGCAGGTGCTGCGGTCGCTCGAGCACGTGTACGACCACGGCGTCGCTGTCGCTGCCCGTCTGGGCGAGCGGGCCGCCGAGTACACCGGCATCGTGATGGCCGGACGCTCGCACAACGTCGCCGCGCAGGCCACCACCCTCGGCAAGCGTTTCGCGTCGGCCGCCGACGAACTGCTGGTCGCGCTCACCCGTCTGCGTGAGCTCATCGACCGCTACCCGTTGCGCGGCATCAAGGGGCCGATGGGTACTGCCCAGGACATGCTGGACCTCCTGGGCGGTGATGCCGCGAAGCTCGAGCAGCTCGAGGCCAAGGTCGCCGAGCATCTCGGCTTCGCGCACGTGTTCACCAGCGTCGGCCAGGTGTACCCGCGCTCGCTCGATCACGATGTGCTCTCCGCGCTGGTCCAGGTCGGTGCCGCGCCGTCCTCGCTGGCCCACACCATCCGCCTGATGGCCGGCCACGAGCTGGTCACCGAGGGCTTCCAGCCTGGTCAGGTGGGCTCGTCGGCGATGCCGCACAAGATGAACACGCGCTCGTGCGAGCGAGTCAACGGCCTTCAGGTGGTGCTGCGCGGCTACGCCTCGATGGCCGCTGAGCTGGCCGGCGCGCAGTGGAACGAAGGCGACGTGTTCTGCTCGGTCGTTCGCCGTGTCGCGCTGCCCGACGCGTTCTTCGCGATCGACGGCCAGATGGAGACGTTCCTGACCGTCCTCGCCGAGTTCGGCGCCTACCCGGCCGTCATCGAGAACGAGCTGGCCCGCTACCTGCCGTTCCTCGCCACCACCAAGGTCCTCATGGCGGCCGTTCGTGCCGGGGTGGGCCGTGAGACCGCGCACGAGGTCATCAAGGAGCACGCCGTCGCCGTCGCGCTCGGCATGCGGGAGGAGGGCCGGGAGCCCGATCTGCTCGACCGGCTCGCCGCCGACGAGCGTCTGGGGCTGGACCGGGCCGCACTCGACGAGGCACTCGCGGACAAGAGCGCGTTCGTCGGCGCCGCGGGTGCGCAGGTCGATTCGGTGGTCGCCGAGGTGCGCAAGCTCGTCGATGCCAATCCCGATGCCGCCCGGTACGTCCCCGGAGCGATTCTGTGA
- a CDS encoding TetR/AcrR family transcriptional regulator, protein MSTAVTPKGERRRQALVKAAADLLLEGGFDAVRHRSVASRADLPLASTTYYFESLDDLIAKAVEYNGNRDLAVMRSRVEDVTHRHRGLESTVDLLLDLLVGPALISMDCRERLISRYERFTASARRPELRGVQSRLGMQLHDLLTEALRRSERVARQEQMRRLVAAVDGALLTALGEHDSDVRALTRSMLLDVVDVVAPAVQQPGRAQP, encoded by the coding sequence GTGTCTACAGCGGTAACACCGAAGGGCGAGCGGCGCCGTCAGGCGCTCGTCAAAGCCGCTGCCGACCTGTTGCTCGAGGGTGGATTCGACGCGGTTCGGCACCGCTCGGTGGCTTCGAGGGCCGATCTGCCGCTGGCCTCGACCACCTACTACTTCGAGTCCCTCGACGACCTCATCGCGAAGGCTGTCGAATACAACGGCAACCGCGACCTTGCCGTCATGCGCTCGCGCGTCGAGGACGTCACGCACCGTCACCGCGGGCTCGAGTCCACCGTTGACCTGCTCCTCGATCTTCTCGTCGGACCTGCTCTGATCAGCATGGACTGCCGCGAACGACTGATCTCGCGGTACGAGCGCTTCACCGCGTCTGCACGCCGGCCCGAACTGCGTGGGGTTCAGTCGCGACTGGGCATGCAACTCCATGACCTGCTGACCGAAGCGCTGCGCCGCTCCGAACGGGTCGCTCGGCAGGAGCAGATGCGGCGTCTCGTTGCGGCAGTCGACGGAGCACTGTTGACGGCTCTTGGCGAGCACGATTCCGACGTGCGCGCGCTGACCCGCTCGATGTTGCTCGACGTCGTCGATGTGGTGGCGCCCGCGGTGCAGCAGCCGGGCCGCGCTCAGCCGTAG
- a CDS encoding DUF1707 SHOCT-like domain-containing protein has translation MSDIRHPQPPVPGGIRIGTVERERAATALTEHFAAGRLDTDEFDTRVRQAYLAKTVADLSVLFADLPSKPHFGEESPNVQRRSSRDPAPLRMLVFLLAVLAAVLWVVTVRVPPLVFLPIVWLVLARFYVGRGSCRTG, from the coding sequence ATGAGCGACATCAGACATCCACAGCCACCAGTTCCCGGCGGAATACGAATCGGGACCGTGGAGCGGGAACGAGCTGCGACCGCTCTCACCGAGCATTTCGCCGCCGGACGCCTCGACACCGACGAGTTCGACACCCGGGTTCGCCAGGCGTACCTCGCCAAGACCGTCGCTGACCTCTCTGTCTTGTTCGCGGATCTGCCGAGCAAGCCGCACTTCGGCGAAGAATCCCCGAATGTGCAGCGACGTTCGAGTCGGGATCCGGCACCACTGCGGATGCTGGTGTTCTTGCTGGCTGTGCTTGCCGCCGTTCTGTGGGTGGTCACCGTCCGTGTCCCACCGCTGGTCTTCCTACCCATCGTCTGGCTGGTTCTCGCTCGGTTCTACGTCGGCCGCGGGTCGTGCCGAACGGGCTGA
- a CDS encoding pyridoxal phosphate-dependent aminotransferase encodes MRHESQRSNIQTFHVMDVWKAAIERQGTHGDVLTLAAGQPSTPAPQPVLRATREALDGQLLGYTETFGIAPLREAIAEYHSAKSGIEVDADDVVVTTGSSGGFTLLFLAAFDVGDTVVMARPGYPGYRNTLAALGCKVIEIDCGPDTRFQPTVAMLEDLPEPPDGLIVASPANPTGTVIDPEELAALARWCDDHGTLLISDEIYHGIGYGDQVMTSAWETSRESVVVGSVSKYFSMTGWRLGWMLVPSGLRPALQRLASNMTVCPPALSQYAAIAAFTPESRFELDGHVERYGVNRELLLSGLPELGISDLAPADGAFYVYADIGHLLEGTSTATSTAATSTAATSTQWCSRLLQETGVALAPGIDFDTVRGDRTVRMSFAGATAEIREALVRLGRWL; translated from the coding sequence GTGCGCCACGAATCCCAGCGATCAAACATTCAGACCTTTCATGTCATGGACGTGTGGAAGGCGGCCATCGAGCGGCAAGGCACGCACGGCGATGTGCTGACGCTAGCGGCGGGGCAGCCGTCCACTCCCGCCCCACAACCCGTTCTGCGAGCGACGCGCGAGGCGCTTGACGGGCAGCTGCTCGGCTACACCGAGACGTTCGGAATCGCGCCGCTGCGCGAGGCCATTGCCGAGTACCACTCCGCGAAGTCGGGCATCGAGGTCGATGCCGATGACGTGGTCGTGACGACAGGTTCGTCAGGTGGGTTCACGCTGCTGTTCCTCGCCGCCTTCGATGTCGGCGACACGGTAGTGATGGCCCGCCCGGGCTACCCCGGCTACCGGAACACGCTTGCCGCGCTCGGTTGCAAGGTCATCGAGATCGACTGCGGTCCCGACACCCGATTCCAGCCAACGGTCGCGATGCTCGAGGATTTGCCTGAGCCACCCGACGGCCTGATCGTCGCAAGCCCTGCCAACCCGACCGGCACCGTGATCGATCCTGAAGAGCTGGCGGCCCTGGCTCGCTGGTGCGACGATCACGGGACGCTGCTGATCTCCGACGAGATTTATCACGGCATCGGTTACGGCGACCAGGTAATGACCAGCGCTTGGGAGACGTCCCGCGAATCCGTTGTCGTGGGTTCGGTCTCCAAGTATTTCTCGATGACGGGCTGGAGGCTGGGATGGATGCTTGTGCCATCGGGACTACGCCCGGCATTGCAGCGCCTCGCATCGAACATGACCGTGTGCCCGCCCGCCCTCTCGCAGTACGCGGCGATCGCCGCATTTACCCCCGAGTCGAGGTTCGAACTCGACGGTCACGTCGAACGCTACGGCGTCAATCGTGAACTTCTGCTTTCTGGCCTGCCGGAACTGGGTATCAGCGATCTGGCCCCGGCAGACGGCGCGTTCTACGTCTACGCCGACATCGGGCACCTGCTCGAAGGAACCAGCACTGCAACATCGACCGCTGCAACATCGACCGCTGCAACATCGACACAGTGGTGCTCGCGGCTCCTACAGGAGACCGGAGTGGCGTTGGCGCCGGGCATCGACTTCGACACGGTCCGGGGCGATCGGACGGTCCGGATGTCTTTCGCCGGTGCCACCGCGGAGATCCGTGAGGCGTTGGTCCGGCTTGGTCGCTGGCTGTAG
- a CDS encoding alpha/beta hydrolase, producing MLPASTWVRILVTVLVLSLALIAALWVFQRRLIYFPDSSPVPPASIVLPGAEDVQLTTTDGLELGAWYVPPMNADRDATVLIANGNAGNRSDRASLAGELAAEGFAVLLFDYRGYGGNPGHPTSAGLGRDAEAAYRFLVERKQVPPDRMLYFGESLGTAVVSELALAHPPAGLLLRSPLTDLESLARGIFFGLPIGFLLFDRFAVAEAVSQIDVPTTVVYGGADEVVPPAHSIAVAEAANGPVEIVRIDGAGHNDAVMFGREVVDAVKSLADRTVGRP from the coding sequence ATGTTGCCCGCGTCGACCTGGGTACGCATTCTGGTGACGGTTCTCGTGCTGTCACTTGCGCTGATCGCGGCGCTGTGGGTCTTTCAGCGACGGCTGATCTACTTCCCCGACTCGTCCCCCGTCCCGCCGGCATCGATTGTGCTGCCCGGGGCCGAGGACGTTCAGTTGACCACGACCGACGGACTCGAACTCGGCGCCTGGTACGTGCCTCCGATGAACGCCGACCGTGATGCGACCGTGCTGATCGCAAACGGAAACGCCGGGAACCGTTCGGACCGGGCTTCATTGGCGGGTGAGCTCGCAGCCGAAGGATTCGCGGTGCTGCTCTTCGACTACCGGGGATACGGCGGAAACCCGGGACATCCCACCTCGGCGGGACTAGGGCGCGATGCCGAAGCTGCATACCGGTTCCTTGTCGAACGGAAGCAAGTGCCACCGGATCGGATGCTGTACTTCGGGGAGAGCCTCGGTACCGCGGTAGTGAGCGAACTCGCGCTAGCGCACCCGCCGGCCGGACTGTTGCTCCGGTCGCCACTCACCGATCTCGAATCGCTTGCGCGAGGGATTTTCTTCGGACTGCCGATCGGATTCCTCCTGTTCGATCGCTTCGCTGTCGCGGAAGCGGTTTCGCAGATCGATGTTCCGACGACGGTCGTGTACGGCGGCGCCGATGAGGTTGTGCCGCCCGCGCACAGCATCGCCGTCGCGGAAGCAGCAAACGGGCCCGTCGAAATCGTCAGGATCGACGGCGCCGGACACAACGACGCCGTCATGTTCGGCCGCGAGGTCGTCGACGCCGTCAAGTCTCTGGCGGACCGGACTGTCGGGCGGCCGTAG
- a CDS encoding methyltransferase domain-containing protein has product MNDTVAVESLRQSVSDYYGKQLQSTEDLQTSACCDAENVPEWLKPVLSAIHPEVLARYYGCGLVAPAMLDGRRVLDLGCGTGRDVYALAQLAGSGGHVTGVDMTDEQLDVARAHQDWHSERFGFANTTFLKGYIEELEALPLEPGSFDVIVSNCVVNLAADKEAVLRGVFRLLEPGGEFYFSDVYADRRIPEELRKDEVLYGECLSGALYWNDFLTLAKRAGFADPRLVTDRPLDITNAEVASKTGNIRFHSATYRLFKLENLESACEDYGQAVVYRGGIEGQSDSFLLDKHHEIETGKVFPVCGNTWRMLSDTRFSPHFEFLGDFSRHYGIFAGCGTDVPFTQAGSEGSQDSSCC; this is encoded by the coding sequence ATGAACGACACCGTCGCCGTCGAGAGCCTCCGGCAGTCAGTCAGCGACTACTACGGCAAGCAGCTTCAAAGCACCGAAGACCTCCAGACCAGCGCGTGTTGTGACGCAGAGAATGTCCCCGAATGGCTGAAACCGGTCTTGTCCGCCATCCACCCGGAAGTGCTCGCCCGCTACTACGGTTGCGGACTGGTGGCCCCGGCCATGCTCGATGGCCGTCGCGTTCTCGATCTCGGCTGTGGAACCGGGCGTGACGTCTACGCCTTGGCGCAACTTGCAGGCAGCGGAGGCCACGTCACCGGCGTCGACATGACCGATGAGCAGCTCGACGTGGCGCGCGCCCATCAAGACTGGCACAGCGAACGTTTCGGCTTCGCCAACACGACCTTCCTGAAGGGGTACATCGAGGAACTCGAGGCCCTTCCACTCGAGCCCGGCAGCTTCGACGTCATCGTTTCCAACTGCGTTGTGAACCTCGCCGCCGACAAGGAGGCCGTACTGCGCGGCGTGTTCAGGCTGCTCGAGCCTGGTGGCGAGTTCTACTTCTCGGATGTATATGCAGATCGCAGGATCCCCGAAGAGCTCCGCAAGGACGAGGTTCTCTATGGGGAGTGCCTCAGTGGCGCCTTGTACTGGAACGATTTCCTGACCCTGGCCAAACGCGCCGGATTCGCCGATCCGCGGCTCGTGACCGATCGTCCGCTCGACATCACCAATGCCGAGGTTGCCTCCAAGACCGGGAACATTCGCTTCCACTCCGCAACGTACCGGCTGTTCAAACTGGAGAACCTGGAGAGCGCCTGCGAAGACTACGGCCAGGCGGTGGTCTACCGAGGCGGCATAGAAGGACAGTCGGACAGCTTCCTACTCGACAAGCACCACGAGATCGAAACCGGCAAGGTATTTCCCGTGTGCGGCAACACCTGGCGCATGCTGTCCGACACACGCTTCTCCCCGCACTTCGAGTTCCTGGGAGACTTCTCGCGCCACTACGGCATCTTCGCGGGCTGCGGCACGGACGTACCATTCACCCAAGCAGGTTCCGAGGGATCTCAGGACAGCTCCTGCTGTTGA
- the purD gene encoding phosphoribosylamine--glycine ligase has translation MRVLVIGSGAREHALLLALSRDPSVTALMCAPGNAGIGKIAEQHPVDVASGEAVASLAKKLDADLVVIGPEVPLVLGVADAVRSAGIACFGPSAGAARIEGSKAFAKDVMEAAGVRTAHSEIVDNPAKLDEALDRFGPNWVVKDDGLAAGKGVVVTTDRDTARDHAAELLENGHPVLLESFLDGPEVSLFCVVDGETVVPLLPAQDHKRVGDGDTGPNTGGMGAYTPLPWLPDETVARIVDDVVKPVAAELVARGCAFTGLLYAGLAIGKDGPAVVEFNCRFGDPETQAVLALLKSPLGELLNAAATGTLDQVAPLEWHDGSAVTVVVAAEYYPATPRTGDVVTGADGDGILHAGTKIVEDQVVSSGGRVLSVVGVGPDLTAARDDAYNKIATVKLPGSHYRKDIGLAAVEGRIAVP, from the coding sequence GTGCGCGTACTCGTTATAGGCTCCGGAGCCCGTGAACATGCCCTCCTTCTCGCCCTCTCTCGCGACCCGAGTGTCACTGCCCTGATGTGTGCACCCGGCAACGCCGGGATCGGCAAGATCGCCGAGCAGCACCCCGTCGATGTCGCGTCAGGGGAGGCCGTGGCATCTCTGGCGAAGAAACTCGACGCCGACCTCGTCGTCATCGGCCCCGAGGTGCCCCTCGTCCTCGGCGTCGCCGACGCCGTTCGCTCGGCCGGCATCGCCTGCTTCGGCCCCTCGGCGGGGGCCGCACGCATCGAGGGTTCCAAGGCGTTCGCCAAAGATGTCATGGAAGCGGCCGGTGTCCGAACCGCGCACAGTGAGATCGTCGACAATCCCGCCAAGCTGGACGAGGCCCTGGATCGCTTCGGACCGAACTGGGTGGTCAAGGACGACGGCCTGGCCGCGGGCAAGGGCGTCGTCGTCACCACCGATCGTGACACCGCCCGCGATCATGCTGCCGAGTTGCTCGAGAACGGTCACCCGGTCCTCCTCGAATCCTTCCTCGACGGACCCGAGGTATCGCTGTTCTGTGTCGTCGACGGTGAAACCGTGGTGCCACTGCTTCCGGCTCAAGACCACAAGCGTGTCGGCGATGGTGACACGGGGCCCAACACCGGCGGCATGGGCGCCTACACGCCGCTGCCGTGGCTGCCCGACGAGACCGTCGCCCGCATCGTCGACGACGTCGTGAAGCCGGTCGCTGCCGAGCTCGTCGCGCGCGGTTGTGCGTTCACCGGTCTGCTGTATGCCGGTCTGGCGATCGGCAAGGACGGCCCGGCCGTGGTCGAGTTCAACTGCAGGTTCGGTGACCCCGAGACGCAGGCGGTGCTGGCTCTGCTGAAGAGCCCGCTCGGCGAACTCCTGAACGCGGCGGCCACGGGAACGTTGGATCAGGTCGCGCCACTCGAATGGCATGACGGCTCCGCGGTGACGGTCGTCGTCGCTGCCGAGTACTACCCGGCGACGCCGCGCACGGGCGACGTGGTCACGGGAGCCGATGGCGACGGGATTCTGCATGCGGGTACGAAAATTGTTGAGGATCAAGTAGTTTCGTCCGGCGGCCGCGTCCTCAGTGTTGTCGGGGTCGGACCCGATCTGACCGCCGCGCGCGACGACGCCTACAACAAGATCGCCACCGTCAAGCTGCCCGGAAGCCACTACCGCAAAGACATCGGCCTCGCCGCGGTCGAGGGGCGGATCGCTGTTCCCTGA
- a CDS encoding HIT family protein, with amino-acid sequence MGSVFSAIINGDLPGRFVWEDDDVVAFLTIAPVTQGHTLVVPRREVDQWQDVDDDVWTKVMDVSRTIGRAVRPAFEAPRAGLLIAGLEVPHLHVHVFPAYGLGDFNISNADPNPSPESLDEAADKIKASLRELGYADTVPV; translated from the coding sequence ATGGGATCTGTATTCAGTGCCATCATCAACGGAGATCTGCCCGGACGATTCGTGTGGGAGGACGACGACGTCGTCGCGTTCCTCACCATCGCGCCCGTCACGCAGGGTCACACCCTGGTCGTGCCGCGCAGGGAGGTGGACCAGTGGCAGGACGTCGACGATGACGTGTGGACCAAGGTCATGGATGTCTCCCGGACGATCGGCCGCGCTGTACGCCCCGCATTCGAGGCCCCTCGCGCAGGTTTGCTCATTGCAGGCCTCGAGGTACCCCATTTACACGTGCACGTCTTCCCTGCCTACGGCCTCGGCGACTTCAACATCAGCAACGCGGATCCGAACCCGTCTCCGGAATCCCTCGACGAGGCAGCTGACAAGATCAAGGCAAGCCTTCGTGAACTCGGGTACGCCGACACGGTCCCCGTCTGA